One region of Streptomyces davaonensis JCM 4913 genomic DNA includes:
- a CDS encoding peptidase C39 family protein produces MSRSEQPSRRTVLTAAVAAAVAGGAGSVPAAAASGTPTADPARAAGARIDNRAWTTYTDWRSGAAKGTRAVAGVRPGLVIGSPIGLADYTDPHTGTTATWEYASWTSPVHRLSVPSTEAIASWNAHAPAGTWIQIELKGTYSDGTDTPWYVMGRWAAGDEDIKRTSVDDQTDDKSTIWTDTFAIDDPATGLRLTSYRLRLTLYRKPGTKKTPTVWRLGAMGSDIEDRFTVPATTPGLAQELAVPRYSQEIHIGQYPEYDNGGEAWCSPTSSQMIIEYWGGRLTPEQLAWVDPAFADPQICHAARYTFDHQYEGCGNWPFNAAYAATFKDLQGVVTRLGSLTDLETLIAAGIPAITSQSFLKEELTGAGYGTSGHLMTVIGFTAEGDVIANDPNSPTNAAVRRVYLRREFENIWLRTKRYNASGKVVSGTGGVCYLYFPSRPSVRQRMALAAVGVR; encoded by the coding sequence ATGAGCAGATCCGAACAGCCGTCCCGCAGAACCGTTCTGACCGCCGCGGTCGCCGCGGCCGTGGCGGGCGGTGCCGGCTCGGTCCCGGCCGCCGCCGCGAGTGGCACCCCCACCGCCGACCCCGCGCGTGCCGCGGGCGCCCGGATCGACAACCGCGCCTGGACGACGTACACCGACTGGCGCTCCGGCGCCGCCAAGGGCACACGTGCCGTGGCCGGGGTCCGTCCCGGCCTGGTGATCGGGTCGCCGATCGGCCTCGCCGACTACACCGACCCGCACACCGGCACCACCGCCACCTGGGAGTACGCGAGCTGGACCTCGCCCGTGCACCGGCTTTCGGTGCCCTCGACCGAGGCCATAGCGTCCTGGAACGCGCACGCCCCGGCCGGCACCTGGATCCAGATCGAGCTGAAGGGCACCTACTCCGACGGCACCGACACACCCTGGTACGTGATGGGCCGCTGGGCCGCCGGGGACGAGGACATCAAGCGGACCTCCGTCGACGACCAGACCGACGACAAGTCGACGATCTGGACCGACACCTTCGCGATCGACGACCCGGCGACCGGACTGCGCCTGACTTCCTACCGGCTGCGGCTGACCCTCTACCGCAAGCCGGGGACGAAGAAGACCCCCACCGTGTGGCGGCTCGGCGCCATGGGCTCCGACATCGAGGACCGCTTCACCGTCCCCGCCACCACCCCCGGCCTCGCCCAGGAACTGGCGGTCCCGCGGTACTCGCAGGAGATCCACATCGGCCAGTACCCCGAGTACGACAACGGCGGCGAGGCCTGGTGCAGCCCCACCTCCTCGCAGATGATCATCGAGTACTGGGGCGGCCGGCTCACCCCGGAGCAACTGGCCTGGGTCGACCCGGCGTTCGCCGATCCGCAGATCTGCCACGCGGCCCGGTACACCTTCGACCACCAGTACGAGGGCTGCGGCAACTGGCCGTTCAACGCCGCCTACGCGGCCACCTTCAAGGATCTCCAGGGCGTCGTCACCCGGCTCGGCTCGCTGACCGACCTGGAAACCCTGATCGCCGCGGGCATCCCGGCCATAACGTCCCAGTCCTTCCTGAAGGAGGAGCTGACCGGAGCGGGCTACGGCACCTCGGGGCACCTGATGACCGTGATCGGCTTCACCGCCGAGGGCGACGTGATCGCCAACGACCCGAACTCGCCGACCAACGCGGCGGTGCGGCGCGTGTACCTCAGGCGGGAGTTCGAGAACATCTGGCTGCGCACCAAGCGGTACAACGCCAGTGGCAAGGTCGTCTCGGGCACCGGAGGCGTCTGCTACCTGTACTTCCCGTCCCGTCCCTCGGTGCGCCAGCGCATGGCGCTCGCCGCGGTGGGCGTGCGCTGA
- a CDS encoding SCO1431 family membrane protein, which translates to MSTNAATATRVRTGGPREDGPKILEHVLGWTLVVVVAMLVTQLGLL; encoded by the coding sequence ATGAGTACGAATGCAGCCACCGCCACCCGGGTCCGCACCGGCGGCCCCAGGGAAGACGGTCCGAAGATCCTCGAACACGTCCTGGGCTGGACCCTCGTCGTGGTCGTCGCGATGCTCGTGACCCAACTCGGTCTGCTCTGA
- a CDS encoding TetR/AcrR family transcriptional regulator, which produces MNSQQHVAVGRPRARGTERSAARRAELIAIGRRLFADTSYDALSMDDIARQAHVAKGLIYYYFQSKRGYYLAIIEDSVADLVTFAAGGVELPPVDRVHRTIDSYLRYAEHNQAAYRTIVSGGVGFDTEVHGIRDGVREAIVATIAEGAYGRTDIAPLARMSLLAWVCSVEGAALDWIDRPELSRDTMRDLLVKTLGGALRAVEELDPSYQAPQPARRNP; this is translated from the coding sequence GTGAACAGTCAGCAGCACGTTGCCGTCGGACGACCCCGGGCACGCGGCACCGAGCGATCGGCGGCTCGGCGCGCCGAACTCATCGCCATCGGGCGGAGGTTGTTCGCCGACACGTCCTATGACGCGCTCTCCATGGACGACATCGCGCGCCAGGCCCATGTGGCCAAGGGGCTGATCTACTACTACTTCCAGTCCAAGCGCGGCTATTACCTGGCGATCATCGAGGACTCCGTCGCCGACCTGGTCACCTTCGCGGCGGGGGGCGTCGAACTGCCCCCGGTGGACCGGGTCCACCGCACGATCGACAGCTATCTGCGCTACGCCGAGCACAACCAGGCCGCCTACCGCACGATCGTCAGCGGTGGCGTCGGCTTCGACACCGAGGTGCACGGCATCCGGGACGGCGTGCGCGAGGCGATCGTCGCGACCATCGCCGAGGGCGCGTACGGCCGTACCGACATCGCCCCGCTGGCCCGGATGAGCCTGCTGGCCTGGGTGTGCAGCGTCGAGGGCGCGGCCCTGGACTGGATAGACCGCCCCGAACTCTCCCGCGACACCATGCGCGATCTGCTGGTGAAGACCCTGGGCGGCGCCCTGCGTGCCGTGGAGGAACTGGACCCGTCCTACCAGGCCCCGCAGCCCGCCCGCCGTAACCCATGA
- a CDS encoding glycoside hydrolase family 18 protein, with the protein MHIPHRTRFRALVSAACAAVLGAGLLAGAGTATAKSSAPAAEAAVDARAAGAKAAGSKVIGYFTEWGTYDRKYYVKNIQTSGSATKLTHINYAFGNVTGGKCAIGDNYAATERTYTAAESVDGVADTWDQPLRGTFNQLRELKKKHPNLKVLWSFGGWTWSGGFGQAAQNPAAFAQSCYDLVENSKWADVFDGIDIDWEYPNSCGLTCDTSGRAAFKNLMKALRAKFGTNNLVTAAITADATAGGKIDAADYAGAAQYVNWYNPMTYDYFGAWDAAGPTAPHSPLTSYSGIPKADMHSSATIAKLKGLGIPASKLLLGIGFYGRGWTGVTQAAPGGTATGPAAGTYEQGIEDYKVLKTKCPATGKVGGTAYAKCGNNWWSYDTPATIASKMTYKNQQGLAGTFFWELSGDTANGELIKAIK; encoded by the coding sequence ATGCACATTCCCCACCGCACCCGATTCCGGGCGCTGGTCTCCGCCGCCTGTGCGGCCGTCCTCGGCGCCGGACTGCTCGCCGGGGCGGGTACGGCCACCGCGAAATCCAGCGCTCCCGCGGCCGAGGCGGCCGTGGACGCCAGAGCGGCAGGCGCCAAAGCAGCGGGCTCCAAGGTGATCGGCTATTTCACCGAATGGGGCACCTATGACCGCAAGTACTACGTCAAGAACATCCAGACCTCGGGTTCCGCCACCAAGCTCACCCACATCAACTACGCCTTCGGCAATGTCACCGGCGGAAAGTGCGCGATCGGCGACAATTACGCGGCCACCGAGCGGACCTACACCGCGGCCGAGTCGGTCGACGGCGTCGCGGACACCTGGGACCAGCCGCTGCGCGGCACCTTCAACCAGCTGCGCGAGCTGAAGAAGAAGCACCCGAACCTCAAGGTGCTGTGGTCCTTCGGCGGCTGGACCTGGTCCGGCGGCTTCGGCCAGGCGGCGCAGAACCCGGCCGCGTTCGCCCAGTCCTGCTACGACCTGGTCGAGAACTCCAAGTGGGCGGATGTCTTCGACGGCATCGACATCGACTGGGAGTATCCGAACAGCTGCGGCCTGACCTGTGACACCAGCGGCCGTGCGGCCTTCAAGAACCTGATGAAGGCGCTGCGCGCCAAGTTCGGCACCAACAACCTGGTGACCGCGGCGATCACCGCAGACGCCACGGCCGGCGGCAAGATCGACGCGGCGGACTACGCGGGCGCGGCCCAGTACGTCAACTGGTACAACCCCATGACCTACGACTACTTCGGCGCCTGGGACGCGGCCGGGCCGACGGCCCCGCACTCGCCGCTGACCTCCTACTCGGGCATCCCGAAGGCCGACATGCACAGCTCGGCGACCATCGCCAAGCTCAAGGGCCTCGGCATCCCGGCCTCCAAGCTCCTGCTCGGCATCGGCTTCTACGGCCGCGGCTGGACCGGAGTGACCCAGGCGGCGCCCGGCGGCACCGCGACCGGCCCGGCGGCCGGGACGTACGAGCAGGGCATCGAGGACTACAAGGTCCTGAAGACCAAGTGCCCGGCGACCGGCAAGGTGGGCGGCACCGCCTACGCCAAGTGCGGCAACAACTGGTGGAGTTACGACACCCCGGCGACCATCGCCTCGAAGATGACGTACAAGAACCAGCAGGGCCTGGCGGGCACGTTCTTCTGGGAGCTGAGCGGCGACACCGCGAACGGTGAGCTGATCAAGGCCATCAAGTAG
- a CDS encoding acyl-CoA dehydrogenase family protein, which translates to MPDRAPQPVDRQLPTDEARDLISLVRDIAQREIAPKAAEEEDAGRFPREVFALLSESGLLGLPYDSEYGGGDQPYEVYLQVLEELAAARLTVGLGVSVHTLASYALAAYGTKEQQVEHLPAMLGGGLLGAYCLSEPSSGSDAASLRTKAVRDGDDWVITGTKAWITHGGIADYYTVMARTGEEGPRGITAFLVPGDAEGLSAAAPEKKMGMKGSPTAQVHFDGVRVSDDRRLGEEGQGFAIALSALDSGRLGIAACAIGVAQAALDEAVAYAAGRKQFGRPISDFQGLRFMLADMATQIEAGRALYLSAARLRDAGRPFAKQAAMAKLHCTDTAMKVTTDAVQILGGYGYTADFPAERYMREAKVLQIVEGTNQIQRMVIARHLAGPEGR; encoded by the coding sequence ATGCCCGACCGCGCCCCGCAGCCGGTGGACCGGCAACTGCCCACGGACGAGGCCCGGGATCTGATCTCGCTCGTCCGCGACATCGCGCAGCGTGAGATCGCCCCGAAGGCGGCCGAGGAGGAGGACGCCGGACGCTTCCCGCGCGAGGTCTTCGCCCTGCTGTCGGAATCGGGCCTCCTCGGCCTGCCCTACGACTCCGAGTACGGCGGCGGCGATCAGCCGTACGAGGTCTACCTCCAGGTCCTCGAAGAGCTCGCGGCCGCCCGGCTCACCGTCGGCCTCGGGGTCAGCGTGCACACCCTGGCCTCCTACGCGCTCGCCGCCTACGGCACCAAGGAGCAGCAGGTCGAGCACCTGCCCGCGATGCTCGGCGGCGGACTGCTCGGCGCCTACTGCCTCTCCGAGCCCTCCTCCGGCTCCGACGCAGCCTCCCTGCGCACCAAGGCGGTGCGGGACGGCGACGACTGGGTGATCACCGGGACGAAGGCCTGGATCACCCATGGCGGCATCGCCGACTACTACACGGTCATGGCCCGCACCGGCGAGGAGGGCCCGCGCGGGATCACCGCCTTCCTGGTGCCCGGCGACGCCGAGGGGCTGAGCGCGGCGGCGCCCGAGAAGAAGATGGGCATGAAGGGCTCCCCGACCGCACAGGTCCACTTCGACGGCGTACGGGTCTCCGACGACCGGCGGCTCGGCGAGGAGGGACAGGGCTTCGCCATCGCCCTGTCCGCGCTGGACTCCGGGCGCCTCGGCATCGCGGCCTGCGCGATCGGCGTGGCCCAGGCGGCGCTGGACGAGGCCGTGGCGTACGCGGCGGGGCGCAAGCAGTTCGGGCGGCCGATCTCCGACTTCCAGGGCCTGCGGTTCATGCTCGCCGACATGGCGACCCAGATCGAGGCCGGCCGGGCGCTGTACCTGTCGGCGGCGCGGCTGAGGGACGCGGGGCGGCCGTTCGCCAAGCAGGCCGCCATGGCCAAGCTGCACTGCACCGACACCGCGATGAAGGTGACCACCGACGCCGTGCAGATTCTCGGCGGGTACGGCTACACCGCGGACTTCCCGGCCGAGCGCTACATGCGCGAGGCGAAAGTGCTCCAGATCGTCGAGGGCACCAACCAGATCCAGCGCATGGTCATCGCCCGTCACCTCGCGGGTCCCGAGGGGCGCTGA
- a CDS encoding phosphotransferase family protein, with amino-acid sequence MAATAPRPRTTTRDPEDIARRLTAWLGTRLPGAKAVGVTVPESNGLSSETLLFDIEHPEPPVRSCALRLAADPAAYTVFPVYDMPCQYRTMRLVAERTDVPVPRVLWLEEDPGPLGAPFFVMERVEGRVPPDVMPYTYEGNWLHAASDEERERLESATVGVLARLHDQVPLPEAEFLAPPGTGDTLRRHVEAQRAYYEWVVDGLARSPLIEDAFARLAELWPRDPGTPVLNWGDARIGNVVYDVFAPAAVLDWEMAALAPREVDLGWTVYLHRFFQDLTVAFGQRGLPDFLRRDRVEARYAELTGHTPRDMDFYTLYAALRHGVVMLRIAYRQVHFGEAEIPADPDTLILHHGSLRAMVQGSYWD; translated from the coding sequence ATGGCAGCCACAGCACCCCGCCCGCGCACCACCACCCGCGATCCGGAGGACATCGCCCGCCGCCTCACCGCCTGGCTCGGCACGCGGCTGCCCGGCGCCAAGGCCGTCGGCGTCACCGTCCCCGAGTCCAACGGCCTGTCCAGCGAGACCCTCCTCTTCGACATCGAGCACCCCGAACCCCCGGTGCGCTCCTGCGCGTTGCGGCTGGCGGCGGACCCGGCGGCGTACACCGTCTTCCCGGTGTACGACATGCCGTGCCAGTACCGGACGATGCGCCTCGTCGCCGAGCGCACGGACGTGCCCGTACCGAGGGTGCTGTGGCTGGAGGAGGATCCCGGCCCGCTCGGGGCGCCCTTCTTCGTCATGGAGCGCGTCGAGGGGCGCGTGCCGCCGGACGTCATGCCGTACACCTACGAGGGCAACTGGCTGCACGCGGCGAGTGACGAGGAGCGTGAGCGACTGGAGTCGGCGACGGTCGGGGTGCTGGCCCGGCTGCACGACCAAGTACCGCTGCCGGAGGCCGAGTTCCTGGCGCCTCCCGGCACGGGCGACACGCTGCGACGGCACGTCGAAGCCCAACGCGCCTACTACGAATGGGTGGTTGACGGCCTCGCCCGCTCACCGCTGATCGAGGACGCCTTCGCACGCCTGGCGGAACTCTGGCCGCGCGATCCGGGTACTCCCGTGCTCAACTGGGGCGACGCGCGGATCGGGAACGTCGTCTACGACGTGTTCGCACCCGCGGCCGTCCTCGACTGGGAGATGGCGGCCCTGGCCCCGCGCGAGGTCGACCTCGGCTGGACCGTCTATCTGCACCGCTTCTTCCAGGACCTGACGGTGGCCTTCGGACAGCGCGGCCTGCCGGACTTCCTGCGCCGCGACCGGGTCGAGGCCCGCTATGCGGAACTCACCGGGCACACCCCGCGGGACATGGACTTCTACACGCTGTACGCCGCCCTGCGGCACGGCGTCGTGATGCTGCGGATCGCCTACCGCCAGGTCCACTTCGGCGAGGCCGAGATCCCGGCGGACCCGGACACACTGATCCTGCACCACGGCAGCCTGCGAGCCATGGTGCAGGGCAGCTACTGGGATTGA
- a CDS encoding Lrp/AsnC family transcriptional regulator: MEELDRQIVQLLVKDGRMSYTDLGKATGLSTSAVHQRVRRLEQRGVIRGYAAVVDSEAVGLPMTAFISVKPFDPSAPDDIADRLAGVPEIEACHSVAGDENYILKVRVATPHELEELLARLRSLAGVSTRTTVVLSTPYEARPPRI, encoded by the coding sequence ATGGAGGAGCTGGACCGACAGATCGTGCAGCTGCTCGTCAAGGACGGGCGGATGAGCTACACAGACCTGGGCAAGGCCACGGGCCTGTCCACGTCGGCCGTGCACCAGCGGGTGCGACGGCTCGAACAGCGTGGCGTCATCCGTGGCTACGCCGCGGTCGTGGACTCCGAGGCGGTCGGGCTGCCCATGACCGCGTTCATCTCGGTGAAACCGTTCGACCCCAGCGCGCCCGACGACATCGCGGACCGGCTCGCCGGGGTGCCCGAGATCGAGGCGTGCCACAGCGTCGCGGGGGACGAGAACTACATCCTCAAGGTGCGCGTGGCCACGCCGCACGAGCTGGAGGAGCTGCTGGCTCGCCTGCGCTCCCTGGCCGGCGTCTCCACCCGTACGACGGTGGTGCTCTCCACGCCCTACGAGGCACGCCCACCCCGCATCTGA
- a CDS encoding amidohydrolase, with translation MSERTAESKTLLLRRGEVHSPADPFATAMVVERGQVAWVGSEGAADAFADGVDEVLDLDGALVTPAFTDAHVHTTATGLALTGLDLSTAPSLAAALDLVRAFAAARPQDRVLLGHGWDSARWPDGRPPTRAELDAATGGRPLYLSRIDVHSAVVTTALLELTPDLAAPDGPLTADAHHTVRAAALAAVTSAQRVEAQRAALAHAASLGIGTLHECAGPDISSEDDFTGLLRLAAEEPGPRIVGYWAEQDVDKARELGAAGAAGDLFVDGALGSHTACLHQPYADAGHTGIAYLDAAAVAAHVAACTEAGLQAGFHAIGDAAVTAVVEGVRAAAEKVGLARVRAARHRVEHAEMLTPETIAAFAELGLTASVQPAFDALWGGEEGMYTARLGAERARTLNPFAALLKAGVPLAFGSDSPVTPLDPWGTVRAAAFHRTPEQRVSVRAAFTAHTRGGWRATGRDDAGVLVPGAPADYAVWRTDELVVQAPDDRVARWSTDPRSGTPGLPDLTPGHDLPVCLRTVVGGRTVFVRPGE, from the coding sequence ATGAGTGAGCGCACCGCCGAGTCCAAGACCCTTCTGCTTCGCCGCGGGGAGGTCCACAGCCCCGCCGACCCGTTCGCCACCGCGATGGTCGTCGAGCGGGGGCAGGTCGCCTGGGTCGGGTCCGAAGGGGCCGCTGACGCCTTCGCGGACGGTGTGGACGAGGTCCTGGATCTGGACGGCGCGCTGGTCACCCCGGCCTTCACCGACGCCCATGTGCACACCACCGCCACGGGCCTCGCACTGACCGGCCTCGACCTGTCCACCGCCCCCTCCCTGGCGGCGGCCCTGGATCTCGTACGGGCCTTCGCCGCCGCCCGTCCGCAGGACCGGGTTCTGCTCGGGCACGGCTGGGACTCCGCCCGCTGGCCCGACGGCCGCCCCCCGACGCGTGCCGAGCTGGACGCGGCCACCGGCGGACGGCCCCTGTATCTCTCCCGTATCGACGTCCACTCGGCGGTCGTGACGACCGCGCTGCTGGAACTGACGCCGGATCTCGCCGCGCCCGACGGACCGCTCACCGCCGACGCCCACCACACCGTGCGGGCCGCCGCGCTCGCCGCCGTGACGTCCGCCCAGCGCGTCGAGGCGCAGCGCGCCGCCCTCGCCCACGCGGCCTCCCTCGGCATCGGCACCCTGCACGAGTGCGCGGGCCCGGACATCTCCTCCGAGGACGACTTCACCGGCCTGCTCCGGCTCGCCGCCGAGGAACCAGGGCCCCGGATCGTCGGCTACTGGGCCGAACAGGACGTCGACAAGGCACGGGAGCTCGGCGCGGCCGGCGCGGCGGGGGACCTCTTCGTCGACGGCGCCCTCGGCTCGCACACCGCCTGTCTGCACCAGCCGTACGCCGACGCCGGGCACACCGGCATCGCCTACCTGGACGCCGCCGCCGTCGCCGCCCATGTCGCCGCCTGCACCGAGGCGGGGCTCCAGGCGGGCTTCCACGCGATCGGCGACGCCGCCGTGACGGCCGTGGTCGAGGGCGTGCGCGCCGCCGCCGAGAAGGTCGGCCTCGCCCGCGTCCGCGCCGCCCGGCACCGCGTCGAGCACGCCGAGATGCTGACGCCCGAGACCATCGCCGCGTTCGCCGAACTCGGTCTCACCGCCTCGGTCCAGCCCGCCTTCGACGCGCTGTGGGGCGGCGAGGAGGGCATGTACACCGCACGACTGGGCGCCGAGCGCGCCCGCACCCTCAACCCCTTCGCGGCGCTCCTGAAGGCCGGTGTCCCGCTCGCCTTCGGCTCCGACAGCCCGGTCACGCCCCTGGACCCCTGGGGCACGGTCCGTGCCGCCGCCTTCCACCGCACCCCCGAGCAACGGGTCTCGGTGCGGGCCGCGTTCACCGCGCACACGCGGGGCGGCTGGCGCGCGACCGGCCGCGACGACGCGGGCGTGCTGGTCCCCGGCGCGCCCGCGGACTACGCCGTGTGGCGCACCGACGAACTGGTCGTCCAGGCTCCCGACGACCGCGTCGCCCGCTGGTCCACCGACCCCCGCTCCGGCACCCCTGGCCTGCCCGATCTCACCCCGGGCCACGACCTGCCGGTCTGTCTGCGCACGGTGGTCGGCGGACGGACGGTGTTCGTACGGCCGGGCGAGTGA
- a CDS encoding polyprenol monophosphomannose synthase, translating into MNDGDGIREAEASGKRFGPLGTALVIIPTYNEAENIKAIVGRVRSAVPEAHVLVADDNSPDGTGKLADELAAEDDHVQVLHRKGKEGLGAAYLAGFRWGLDKGYGVLVEMDADGSHRPEELPRLLTALKSADLVLGSRWVPGGRVVNWPKSREFISRGGSLYSRVALDLPLRDITGGYRAFRRETLEGLGLDDVASQGYCFQVDLARRAVKAGYHVIEVPITFVERELGDSKMSRDILVEALWRVTTWGAQERAGKLLGRANKPPQPPRS; encoded by the coding sequence GTGAACGACGGCGACGGGATCCGTGAGGCGGAGGCCTCAGGGAAGCGGTTCGGCCCGCTCGGCACGGCGTTGGTGATCATTCCGACCTACAACGAGGCGGAGAACATCAAGGCGATCGTCGGCCGGGTGCGCTCGGCCGTACCCGAGGCGCATGTCCTCGTGGCCGACGACAACAGCCCCGACGGCACCGGCAAGCTCGCCGATGAGCTGGCCGCCGAGGACGATCACGTCCAGGTGCTGCACCGCAAGGGCAAGGAGGGCCTCGGTGCGGCCTACCTCGCGGGCTTCCGCTGGGGCCTGGACAAGGGCTACGGCGTCCTGGTCGAGATGGACGCGGACGGCTCCCACCGGCCGGAGGAGCTGCCCCGGCTGCTCACCGCGCTGAAGAGCGCCGACCTGGTCCTGGGGTCCCGCTGGGTGCCCGGCGGCCGGGTGGTGAACTGGCCCAAGAGCCGTGAGTTCATCTCCCGCGGCGGCAGCCTGTACTCCCGCGTGGCCCTGGACCTGCCGCTGCGGGACATCACCGGCGGCTACCGCGCCTTCCGCCGCGAGACCCTGGAGGGCCTCGGCCTCGACGACGTCGCCTCCCAGGGCTACTGCTTCCAGGTCGACCTCGCCCGTCGCGCGGTCAAGGCGGGCTACCACGTCATCGAGGTGCCCATCACCTTCGTCGAACGCGAGCTGGGCGACTCCAAGATGAGCCGCGACATTCTGGTGGAGGCCCTGTGGCGGGTCACCACCTGGGGTGCGCAGGAGCGGGCCGGGAAGCTCCTCGGTCGCGCCAACAAGCCGCCTCAGCCGCCCCGGTCGTAG
- the fxsA gene encoding FxsA family membrane protein, whose protein sequence is MTTGAPTPTHPARPRRSRLRTFLPLGIAAWLVLEIWLLTVVADAAGGFTVFLLLVAGLLLGAVVIKRAGRRAFQNLNETLQRGGTPAPSGGGNGLMMLGGLLLMLPGLVSDVVGLLLLIPPVQKALGRYTERTLEKRLRKAGPGTLGDAFQQARIHRPDGKVVQGEVIRDEPGDTPEGPRPPLTH, encoded by the coding sequence ATGACGACTGGCGCACCGACTCCCACGCATCCCGCCCGGCCCCGGCGCTCCCGGCTGCGCACCTTCCTGCCGCTGGGCATCGCCGCGTGGCTGGTGCTGGAGATCTGGCTGCTGACCGTGGTCGCGGACGCGGCGGGCGGCTTCACCGTCTTCCTGCTGCTGGTCGCGGGCCTGCTGCTGGGCGCCGTGGTGATCAAGCGGGCGGGCCGGCGCGCCTTCCAGAACCTCAACGAGACCTTGCAGCGCGGCGGTACCCCGGCCCCCTCCGGCGGTGGCAACGGCCTGATGATGCTCGGCGGACTGCTGCTGATGCTGCCCGGCCTGGTCTCGGACGTGGTCGGTCTGCTCCTGCTGATCCCGCCGGTCCAGAAGGCGCTCGGGCGGTACACGGAGCGCACCCTCGAGAAGAGGCTCCGCAAGGCCGGACCGGGTACCCTCGGCGACGCCTTCCAGCAGGCCCGGATCCACCGGCCCGACGGCAAGGTCGTGCAGGGCGAGGTCATCCGGGACGAGCCGGGCGACACGCCCGAGGGCCCGCGCCCGCCGCTCACGCACTGA
- a CDS encoding RNA polymerase-binding protein RbpA encodes MSERALRGTRLVVTSYETDRGIDLAPRQAVEYACEKGHRFEMPFSVEAEIPPEWECKVCGAQALLVDGDGPEEKKAKPARTHWDMLMERRTREELEEVLEERLAVLRSGAMNIAVHPRDSRKSA; translated from the coding sequence ATGAGTGAGCGAGCTCTTCGCGGCACGCGCCTCGTGGTGACCAGCTACGAGACGGACCGCGGCATCGACCTGGCCCCGCGCCAGGCCGTGGAGTACGCATGCGAGAAGGGGCACCGCTTCGAGATGCCCTTCTCGGTCGAGGCGGAGATCCCGCCGGAGTGGGAGTGCAAGGTCTGCGGGGCCCAGGCACTCCTCGTTGACGGCGACGGCCCTGAGGAGAAGAAGGCCAAGCCCGCGCGTACGCATTGGGACATGCTGATGGAGCGGCGCACCCGTGAGGAACTCGAAGAGGTCCTTGAGGAGCGCCTGGCCGTTCTGCGTTCCGGCGCGATGAACATCGCGGTCCACCCCAGGGACAGCCGTAAGTCGGCCTAG